A region of Toxorhynchites rutilus septentrionalis strain SRP chromosome 1, ASM2978413v1, whole genome shotgun sequence DNA encodes the following proteins:
- the LOC129763393 gene encoding ubiquitin-like-conjugating enzyme ATG10 — translation MGRTLTEEQFIAAARQFVRFSDEIQDDWELIETTAGGVYLRKQTIVSTLADVTSAENVIDLDELIVNDPSGVVPHPDNKKLYRIEYHVLYSVSFQVPMLHFNAHKSDGSLLRLEEVWDAFGNIAGDDRAQLLQSLTQMEHPILFKPFFALHPCRTADILANVGEASNDIVLFLSSYGPFVNLNLDLRYANLK, via the exons ATGGGTAGAACGTTAACCGAGGAGCAATTCATTGCGGCAGCTCGTCAATTCGTGCGATTCTCCGATGAGATCCAGGATGACTGGGAGCTTATTGAGACAACAGCTGGAGGAGTTTATCTGCGAAAGCAAACGATAGTAAGCACACTTGCGGATGTGACGTCGGCGGAAAATGTGATCGATTTGGACGAATTGATTGTCAATGACCCTTCCGGGGTTGTGCCCCATCCGGACAACAAGAAGTTGTATCGCATCGAGTACCATGTACTGTATAGTGTCAGCTTCCAGGTGCCAATGCTTCATTTCAATGCACATAAGTCAG ACGGTTCCCTTCTGCGACTCGAAGAAGTATGGGATGCGTTCGGGAACATCGCTGGCGATGATCGTGCACAACTGCTACAAAGTCTAACGCAGATGGAGCATCCCATTTTGTTTAAACCATTCTTTGCACTTCATCCTTGTAGAACAGCAGATATACTAGCCAATGTTGGCGAGGCTAGCAATGATATAGTCCTGTTTCTGTCCTCCTATGGTCCATTTGTTAACTTAAATCTAGATCTACGTTATGCCAATTTGAAGTAA